The Peribacillus sp. FSL E2-0218 genome contains a region encoding:
- a CDS encoding PqqD family protein — MLRKRQSKKRNLLTMVPLLERRVTLEQGSAETTFLVIQRTNFVERMTIRYFKQPSVRKIKLDKFGAFAIKQMEYKCNVNQISEAMSEHFGEEAEPSLPRLMKFLEILEVHEWIVWDEEEQN; from the coding sequence ATGCTTCGTAAACGTCAATCAAAAAAGAGGAACCTGTTAACCATGGTTCCTCTTTTGGAAAGACGAGTAACCTTGGAGCAAGGATCTGCGGAAACGACTTTTTTAGTCATCCAACGAACCAATTTCGTGGAACGAATGACGATTCGGTATTTTAAGCAGCCGTCAGTTCGTAAAATCAAGCTTGACAAATTTGGTGCATTTGCCATTAAACAAATGGAGTATAAATGCAATGTGAATCAGATTTCGGAAGCGATGAGTGAACATTTCGGTGAGGAAGCGGAACCTTCCTTGCCACGGCTGATGAAATTTCTTGAAATCCTTGAGGTCCATGAATGGATCGTCTGGGATGAGGAAGAACAAAATTAA